The Anas acuta chromosome 14, bAnaAcu1.1, whole genome shotgun sequence DNA window CTTCACAGTGCTTATCTTCTACCAtgataatgtgaaaaaaaaaaaaaaaaaaaaaaaaaaagttttggagCTGTCCATGGTGTAGTCTTTGTGCCCGTTGTGGAGAAAAGGGCTAGGCCATTGATGATGTCCTTTGATGATGTCCTTCTGGATGTCATGAAGAGGGAAGGGAATCATAATAGTTGGGAGTAGTCTGGGAATATTTCATGTGTGTAATGGCCTTGGAGGCTTTGAATTCTCATCACAATCTTTGAACATTGATATCTCAGGAATGGTTCTGGAAGTGTCTTTTCTAACAGATACATGTGATGAGAGCAGCTGTGTTGCAGTTCCGTCACTTGAATCTCATTAAGCATAATGCTTGGGCAGCCCAAATAAAATTGCCTGTAAACTTATTGTGAAGTCCTTCACTTCTgtagttttcctgtttttttccttgttcatcATTACTGTCTAAGCTAGGCCTCAGTATGGCAGAGTAATGACACTGTATGGAATCCCCTTGGCAGTGTTTGATATTCTGGAGAAGACAGAATGTTACGTGCgacaaaaatgaaacacaagcTAAAACTGAATCTCTCTTCATTGCTCACAAGAAGAAGCATAAGAAAGGGTGCCATGTAAGGGCCTTTACAGTTTCATATTTGTTGGAGATGAGTGGATTGCATCATAGAAAAATTGAGCTGATGCACTTTTCTTACAATGCGTAGTTGCAGGAAAGACCTCCTTGACTTCCATGTGCCCTGGAGAGGAAATTTTGTGCCTGCAGAAACTCTGACAGCCTCCTGGTGTGTTTCTCTACCACACTTTCTCTTTGGCTGCTTCCTTGTGTTACTTCTctgattttatcttttcctgGTCTTTTGTCTATGTGTCAGTTAAGTTATcacaagatcacagaatcacagaatcatctaagttggaagagacctccaagatcacctagtccaagGACTAACACCTAGTAACAGCATAGCCGTGTTGAGGAATGTTTTATGTGTTCATGGGACTTGCTCATGCAAACCACTGGCAGAGTATTTCAACAGAGACAGAGCTTGTGTGGAAGGATGGAAATGTCAGAGTGTTTGTGTGTTCTCCTccacttctatttatttatttatttatttatttatttatttatttatttatttatttattttcatctgggGAGTGGATGTAAATATGATATTAGTAAAAGAGACATGTCTGTGTGGAGCAATTCATGCTCTTACAGGAGAGGGACGTTCCcttacaaatatatttacaatGACCCTGACTCTTGGAGAATGAATCCTCTCTGTCTGTCCCCTTATCTCTTTAGTATGCTTTAGAAACTTGCAAAGAAATGTACCTCCCTTCTTGGTATACCTTGATGGTGTGGTTGTGAGCCTATGCGTTATAAGGAAATGGTCTGTTGAATTAGTCCTTTGGTGAGATGTGCTTGCAAATTCTGAGGGTGAGAGACAAGTATTGAGGTTGTGAAAGGTGTGAGGTGACATGTTCGGGAAATGTTGTGTGAGTGGCTATAGAAGAACAGATGCTCCATTCTATGCAAGTTTTAGTTCGTTCATTCCACACATAGCTGTGGTTTATACACTTTGAAGTCTGTCATCTCAATAGTTTTTCCTGTGAAAAGTTATTGAACTTTTTGGGGATCTTTGGGAGAGCGTTCTGTACAATTCGTTCCCTACTGTCTACCTCACGTGCTCTACTACTATGAATACTCAAAAATATCTATGTGTATAACCTAGATGAATATGGTTTATTATCTTCatgatgtttttattatgtCATGTTAatgtgatgaaaagaaaaaatgtttttccaactGTCTATGGTGCAGTTCTTGTGTGTGTTGTGAAGAAATGCACTGGGTGATTGGTGCTTGGATGATGTCCTTCTGCCTGTCACAAAGAGGGAAGGCAATTATAACAGCTGGGAGCAGTCTGGGAAATCTTCACGTGTGAAGGTCTCTTATTGGAAAGAGGAGCCTTTGAACACTGACCTCTCAAGAATGCATCTGGAGGTGACTTTGCTAGCAGATGTACTATGAAAACAGCCATGTTCATAGAATCCTGGAGTCAtataggttggaaaagacttagAGCATCTAGGTCAACCCTTAACCTAGCCCTGCCAAGTCTGCCGTTAAACCATGTCACTCAGGACTACATCTACATgctttttgaagacctccatgGATGGTTACTCAACTACATTGACGGGCAGCCTGTTGAAATACTTTGCAACCCTTTAagggaagaaatttttcctaatgtccaataTAAAACTCCCCTGGAACAGTCTGAGGCCATTAACTATAATTTTATCACGTGGTTCTTGGGAGAAGAAGTCAATCCCCACTTTGCTGTAGCCCCTTTTAAGGAAATCATAGAGCATGGTAAgatctgccctgagcctccttttctcaaggctaaacaaccccagctccatCAGCCGCTCCTAATAAGGCCTGTTCTCTAGGCCCTTCAAAAGTTCCATTGCCCTGCTTTGGACCTGCTTCAGCACCTCAATAACCTTCCTGTAGTGAAGGATCCAAAACTGAACTCAGCATTTGACGTGCAGCCTCACAGAGATGggtacagagggacaatcacttccctagtcccACCGGCCagactatttctgatacaagtcaggatgctgttgtctttcttggccacctgagcacactgctggctcatattcagccaccTATCAATCAATACTCAGAAGTCCCTTTCAGGCAGCCAACTTCCTAGACAGTCTACCctcagcctgtagcactgcatgggatTGCTGTTCCCCAAGTACAGGTCCTGtcacttagccttgttgaaccaCGTACTGCTGGCCTTGGCCATTggtccaacctatccagataagtctgcagggccttcctatcCTTGAGCAGATCAGCACTCATGACTAACTTCGTATGATCtgaaaacttactgagggtgcacttgatccctTTGTACAGATTTTGGTAACGATACTGGAGATAACTGGTCCCGACCCGTATTGTAGATGGGCaacacatttgctagccgcctGTTGGCACGAACCTCCTGGATATCCAGGACTTCTGCTAAATGTTGGAGAGTGTCTTGGTGAGCACTTCGGTTGGATCCGTTCTGATGGATCCCTTCTGGACCCATAGACTTGCATATGCCTAAGCGGCTTAGCAGGTTGCTGACCATTTCCCCATGGATTAtgagggcttcattctgctcctCATTCCTATCTGAAGCAGATTTAGAGCCTGGAAAATACTTGGGTCAATGTCGCTTTGGTTAGGGTATTCTTTAGTGTCATAACTGGTGCCAGGGCCTGTGCCATTTCTGTTCTGATCATCATGTCCCTGTCCTTAGAGGCAATGAAGCTTCCCTGTATTTGGCAAAAGGTTCCTATGTAGGAGAGGTGAAAGGGTGCAGCTGGAGTCACCACCGTTTATGAAGGTGAAGACAAAGAACAGCAGAAGGGTACTGCAGGAGCATGTGTCCCCTGGAAGTGCTGATCTAGAGATAACAGATCCCAAGTACTGATGTAATAACTATTAGGCATGAATGTAAATTTCTACTGTGTAGAACAAGATCCACTAATTTTCTGGAAATTCATTTAAGtgaacagaagcaaaaacaggtcttcagcttttctgttctCCAAGACTGCATTTCTGGTGGAGGAAACTGATCAGCGGAGACTGCCCCCACTAGTTTCATCAGTAGTAGTGATCTGGAGTGCGTACACAGCCTGTTCAGAGAGCTAAGGGGAGCTGCTCTTTCCTCCCtaagggtgctgctgctccctttcATACCTGCTACACTGTTTCATATCATTTGTTGACATTGAAACAACAGCACAAATTACAACTGAACTGAATTGAGATGATCATATATTGTTGGAAAGCCGAGGAAAATTTCAATAAGGGGAGGACCGGCAAGAATAACATTTGAAATTCAGGAAGGATATGCTGCTTCCGCAATACTGGGTTCAGAGGTCAAATTAATATGAATAATTCTACGTGCTACGCGGTAGAGCGAAAACAGCCAGAGGAACCATCCAGCTTCTCTCTGCTCATGAGCAGTCTGAAGACCAGAATGCTATGGGTCTTTTCCTCGAAGATGACAAGGTATTGTGGAAACAAAAGGACCGACTCCGGGCCGTGTTGCAGGGGAAAGCGCCGTGACAGCGTTTCTGCGGAGTAGAAGATTTCCATGGAAGAGGCAGGGTGGCGGCGCTCGGTGTGAGCTGTGCGTGCAGTGCCGGGTAGTGGCTGCGGGCAAAATTAAAGCAATAATCTAGAGCTGTAACTGATGCCAAGTACTGATGTAATAACCATTAGCCATGAATGTGAATGCTGTGTAGAATGAGTTCCAGTTATTTAGCATGACAGAATGAGGAAAATATGATTGATGCTTAATGCTCGAGATATTTCATGGTCTccctttggctttttttttctcaaatgaatGTATTGGACGTGTTTGATAAGTGATGTCAAATTCTGCCCTCACCTTACACCTCTGTGTACACTGGCATGCTCATGTCCCATAGTTCTCTGATACGTTCAAAGTGAATGCCCTggggttttcttctgttttatggGTAGgcatttttctggaaaaccGTTAAAGTGAATGGAAGCTAGAAAAGCAACTTCTGCTGTTGTGATCTCCTGGACTGCATTTATAGTGGGGGAAATTGATCAGAGAGTGCCCAGACTGCTTCGCTAAATAACAGGGATGTGGAGTGAGTGCCCAGGCTTCTCAGAGAGCTGATGGGACCTGTTGGTTCCTTGATGCTGCACATGTACAGGGAGAACAGTTTTATATCAGTTGTTGACATTGGAACGACAGCACAAATTATCAACGAAAGTAAgatttaaatgaatataaattgTTGGAGTGACAAGGAAATATTCATTCAAGAAGGACTGCAAAAACGATCTCTGAAATTCCTTGAAATTACTGTCCTGCACACATGGTGTAAGGGCGATAATTACTTTGAGGTCAAATTAAAACGTATAATTTTACCTGCCATGCAGTAGAACTAAGATATCAAGAAAAGCCCTTTACATTCCCTGTGCTCATAACCAACCTCAAGACCGGAATGCTCTACATCATTTCCTCGTAGAAGAGAAGGTGTTGCAGAAGAAAGCGTAACGACTCTGGGCCTTATCACAGGGGAATGTGCCGAGGCGCCGCGTCAACGGGGACCGAAGGTTTCCGCGGAAGAGGCAGGGCGGCGGCGTTCGCTGTGAGCCGTGCGTGCAGTGCCGGGCGGAGACTGTGGGCGCCGCTGTTCACCacggaggagaggagaggagaggagaggaaggagcgGAGCACTGCAGCCAGCCCCGCCCGCTGCGGCCAGGCTCGCTCGCTCACTGTATCGGCGGTCGTACGGTATGCGAGTGTCCCCGCGGTACGGAACCGAGCTACGGAGAGTCCGAGGGGCCGACCAaagcgggcggcggcggggcctgAGCCGAGGCGGGACGGAAGCGGGAGCCGAAGCTAGACCCTGATCCGCAGCTGCAGACGGAGCTGGAGaggtggcggcggggccgtgtCGGAGATGTGCGCGGCGAGAGAAGGGCGCTGGGGCCGGAGGCAGcgagctctgctgtgctgcgtGTTGGTAGCGGCGTGGGAGGCGGCGTGGGGGCAGCTGCGCTACTCGGTGCCCGAGGAGCTGCCCAAGGGCTCTTTCGTGGGCGACGTGGCCAAGGACCTGGCGCTGCAGCTGCCGGCGCTCCGCGATCGCGGCGCCCGAGTGGTGTCGGCAGATAGGACGCAGTATTTTGCTCTGCATGCGAACAGCGGCCACCTGGTGACGGCGGAGAGGCTAGATAGAGAGCAGCTGTGCGATGGCGTGCAGCGATGCGTGCTGCGCTGTGAGGTAATCGTGGAGGGGGAGATGAAAATTTACAGGATCGAAGTGGAAATCACGGACATTAATGACAACGCCCCCAGCTTCCGAGAGGCTGAAAAGGAACTGAGAATGAGCGAGATGACACCTGCCGGGTCGCGCTTTCCCCTGATCGAGGCTCGAGACCTGGACGTGGGAGTGAATTCCCTGCAGAGCTACGAGCTGAGCGGCGACGAGCACTTCTCGCTGTCCGTGCAGGCGGGAGCCGACGGCGAGAAGCGTCCCGAGCTGGTGCTGGCCAAGGCGCTGGACCGGGAGGAGGCGGCGTTTCACGAGCTGGTGCTGAGGGCGAGCGACGGCGGCGAGCCGTCGCGGACGGGCACTGCGCGCATCCGCGTGTCTGTGCTGGACGCCAACGACAACGCGCCCGTGTTCAGCCAGGCGGTGTACGCTGTGCGCGTGCCCGAGGACGTGCCCGTGGGCTCCACGCTCGTCACCCTCACGGCCACCGACGCCGACGACGGACTTAATAGCGATATGAAATACTTATTTGAGAAAATCACTGACAAAGGCTTGAAGATTTTCCACCTGGATCCCGAGACGGGATCGATCAGGCTGTTGAGGAGCCTGGACTTCGAGGAAGAAGACTCCTACGAAATGGAGGTACATGCACGGGATACCGGGGAGCTTTTCGACACGGCTCTAGTCACAATCTCGGTGAGCGACGTGAACGATAACGCGCCCGAGATTTCGGTACGGTCGGCGCTGAGCGAGATCTCGGAGGACGCGCCGCCGGGGACGGTGGTGGCCCTGCTGCACGTGCAGGACCGCGACTCGGGCGCCAACGGCGAGGTGCGGTGCAGCATCGCGGAGAGCGTCCCGTTCCGCCTGGAGCGGGAGCTGGACAATTACTACAGCGTGGTGACGTCGCGGGAGCTGGACCGGGAGGAGGTGTCGGAGTACAACGTGACGGTGTGGGCGTCGGACGGCGGGTCGCCGTCGCTGCGGAGCAGCGCGGTGCTGGCGCTGCGCGTGCTGGACGTGAACGACAACGCGCCGGTGTTCGCGGAGGCGCGCTACAGCGCCCGTCTGCCCGAGAACAACGCCGAGGGCGCGCTGGTGCTGACGGTGCGGGCGTGGGACGCGGACTGGGGGCAGAACGCGCGCGTGCGCTACCGGCTGGCGGAGGGGCGCGTGCGGGGCGCGCCGCTGTCGTCCTACGTGTCGGTGCAGGCGGAGACGGGCGCGCTGTACGCGCTGCGCTCGTTCGACTACGAGGAGGTGCGCGAGGTGGGGCTGTGCGTGCGGGCGGAGGACGGCGGCGCGCCGGCGCTGAGCAGCAACGTGTCGGTGCGGCTGCTGATCGTGGACGAGAACGACAACGCGCCGCAGGTGCTGTACCCGCCGGCgtcggcggcgggcgcgggctGGACGGGCGTGGAGCTGGCGCCGCGCTCGGCGGAGCCCGGCGCGCTGGTGGCCAAGGTGGTGGCGGTGGACGCGGACGCGGGGCAGAACGCGTGGCTGTCCTACGAGCTGGCCAAGGCGACGGAGCCGGGGCTGTTCCGCGTGGGGCTGCACAGCGGCGAGGTGCGCACGGCGCGCTCGCCGCTGGCCCGCGACGCGCCCAGGCAcagcctggtggtggtggtgaaggaCCAGGGCCGGCCGGCGCTGTCGGCCACGGCCACGCTGACGGTGGTGCTGGCCGAGAGCGTGGCCGAGCTGCTGTCGGAGCTGGGCAGCGCGGCGGCGCCGGCCGAGCCCGGCGGCAGCCTGACGCGCTGGCTGGTGCTGGCCGTGGCGGCCGTGTCGTGCCTCTTCGtcgccttcctgctgctgctgctggcgctgcGCCTGCGGCGCTGGCGCCGCTCGCAGCTGCTGCCGCCGGCCAGCGGCGCCTTGCGCGGCGTGCCGGCCTCGCACTTCGTGGGCATCGACGGCGTCCGCGCCTTCCTGCACTCCTACTCGCACGAGGTGTCGCTCACGGCCGACTCGCGCAAGAGCCAGCGGCGCTGGGCGGCCGACAGCTGCTGCAACACGCTCCCGGCGCGGCCGCCGCCCGACAAGGCCGCGCCGCTGCTCGGGGAAGACGCTGCCGGCGCCCGCGGCGCACCGCCCGACGCCCTCCCGGTGAGTCAGTCGCTCCGGACACCCCGACGCCCTCCGTCTCGGCTCTTGCCTCCCTTCCCGCTCATTGCCTTTGCCTCGGTGTTCTGCTTCCCCTCGCGATGTCCCAGAATGATAAGCCCTTATTAGCTGTTGAGATACAGTTGGAAGGAGAATATTGAGAGTGGTGCAACTGAATGCTGTAAATATAGAGGAGTGGTGTTGGGACGTTGGTTCTGCATCTGAATAGAATGTGTGATATGTGGTGATATTGTTTGGGCAGTGGTACGATTTTATTGTGAATACCAATTTCTGTAGTATATATTAAGTTTGATTTCATAATTTTGAGAATGCCTGCGGCAGTTTTGCACCATTTGATCCtggttttgctttcctgaaagGCAACGCTAATCCTCTGGTGTTTTCTGTACAAAAACTGTGTATGCAGAGGTATGATACCTTAGTATAATACCTTCTAATACCTGTGAAAATCCTCATTAGTCTACGCTATCTGCATAGGGGTGTAGCATTTCTTCCTAGTTGTAATTCCATTTTCAAGCCTTTGTTTGCAGGAAGGTTGTGTTTCATATTTCCCGTTTTTTTGAGGacttttacatttgaaaatgcaaagtttCTATTGCAGCAAATCCGTATCTCCCATTAGAACGTCTTATAAGCCATCTGGAAACAAGATTTTGTGTATAAGGGAAACCAATTGCTCACTAGACTTGTCATGAGAAAAGGCCCCATAGTAAGATAATTACATTTatagtttcattttcatttgagaTATGCAGGGCATAGCATGGAAAAACTGAAGAGAGTTGATGAGCTTGTCCTCCTATGATGTCCCTACTGTACAGTGCAGAGGAAGGCTTAAGACCTGAGCTATTTCTTGGTGCTCTATGGAGGTGTTTTCCTGAATGCACAGAAGTCCATGCAGTCTTTCCTGTGAATTTCTCTACCACACTTTCtctttgaatgctttttttgcttGTCTGATTTTATCTTTTCCGGGTCTTTTGTCTACCTGGGTAGGCTGAGTTATGAGC harbors:
- the LOC137864448 gene encoding protocadherin gamma-A10-like, with translation MCAAREGRWGRRQRALLCCVLVAAWEAAWGQLRYSVPEELPKGSFVGDVAKDLALQLPALRDRGARVVSADRTQYFALHANSGHLVTAERLDREQLCDGVQRCVLRCEVIVEGEMKIYRIEVEITDINDNAPSFREAEKELRMSEMTPAGSRFPLIEARDLDVGVNSLQSYELSGDEHFSLSVQAGADGEKRPELVLAKALDREEAAFHELVLRASDGGEPSRTGTARIRVSVLDANDNAPVFSQAVYAVRVPEDVPVGSTLVTLTATDADDGLNSDMKYLFEKITDKGLKIFHLDPETGSIRLLRSLDFEEEDSYEMEVHARDTGELFDTALVTISVSDVNDNAPEISVRSALSEISEDAPPGTVVALLHVQDRDSGANGEVRCSIAESVPFRLERELDNYYSVVTSRELDREEVSEYNVTVWASDGGSPSLRSSAVLALRVLDVNDNAPVFAEARYSARLPENNAEGALVLTVRAWDADWGQNARVRYRLAEGRVRGAPLSSYVSVQAETGALYALRSFDYEEVREVGLCVRAEDGGAPALSSNVSVRLLIVDENDNAPQVLYPPASAAGAGWTGVELAPRSAEPGALVAKVVAVDADAGQNAWLSYELAKATEPGLFRVGLHSGEVRTARSPLARDAPRHSLVVVVKDQGRPALSATATLTVVLAESVAELLSELGSAAAPAEPGGSLTRWLVLAVAAVSCLFVAFLLLLLALRLRRWRRSQLLPPASGALRGVPASHFVGIDGVRAFLHSYSHEVSLTADSRKSQRRWAADSCCNTLPARPPPDKAAPLLGEDAAGARGAPPDALPVSQSLRTPRRPPSRLLPPFPLIAFASVFCFPSRCPRMISPY